A region from the Acidimicrobiales bacterium genome encodes:
- a CDS encoding ferredoxin, translating into MKVWIDQDLCTGDGICAEICPDIFEMHDDGLAYVKEADWPTMYGPDGSPTGEPVYKMAGGMAGVPDEHLDATIESAEECPGECIYIEVE; encoded by the coding sequence ATGAAGGTCTGGATCGACCAAGACCTCTGCACTGGTGATGGCATCTGTGCCGAGATCTGCCCCGACATCTTTGAGATGCACGACGACGGGCTGGCCTACGTCAAGGAAGCCGACTGGCCGACGATGTACGGCCCCGACGGTTCCCCCACAGGTGAGCCCGTCTACAAGATGGCCGGAGGCATGGCCGGAGTCCCTGACGAGCATTTGGACGCCACCATTGAGTCCGCTGAGGAGTGCCCCGGAGAGTGCATATACATCGAGGTCGAATGA
- a CDS encoding BMP family ABC transporter substrate-binding protein — MSLERQRREIQRSLTPDGGGATTASAASREAGDHVALIDGFADARCDLIVTIGAEMGEATTANARRHPDVAFIGIDQHHGEELPNLAGLVFPEDRAGFLVGALAASATVTEIVAVVLDSGTEPSSVAYGTGFTNGVAHVDPDVEVLSIVHPVNRGEPDADWGATAAREALDGGADVVFGPGSGSGRGVLVEVAGTGYNARNGALCIGAEADDWLQVIKARRCLLTSVLKLPNEFHSMYWRPGRPSHIKHYEEALDLPSEYESERSYSTLALINQEFLLGGTPSGGHVGPVGLHFFNLWSAHKTGVPNRTFWPSDDLKSMLADLTGTLWTGEVPAS, encoded by the coding sequence ATGTCCCTCGAGCGGCAGCGCCGGGAAATCCAGAGATCCCTCACGCCGGACGGAGGTGGCGCCACCACCGCATCCGCCGCTTCTCGGGAAGCGGGTGACCACGTGGCCCTGATCGACGGCTTCGCTGACGCGCGCTGTGACCTCATCGTCACCATCGGAGCCGAAATGGGCGAGGCGACGACGGCCAATGCCCGTCGGCATCCCGATGTCGCCTTCATCGGCATCGACCAGCACCACGGCGAGGAACTCCCGAATCTGGCTGGGCTGGTCTTCCCCGAGGATCGTGCAGGGTTCCTCGTCGGAGCACTCGCCGCGTCGGCGACCGTGACCGAGATCGTCGCCGTGGTGTTGGATTCGGGCACCGAACCCTCGTCGGTCGCCTACGGCACCGGCTTTACCAACGGGGTTGCCCACGTCGATCCCGACGTCGAGGTCCTCTCGATCGTCCACCCGGTCAACAGAGGGGAACCGGACGCCGACTGGGGAGCGACCGCGGCCCGTGAAGCCCTCGATGGCGGCGCCGACGTCGTGTTCGGACCCGGGAGCGGAAGCGGGCGCGGAGTGCTGGTGGAGGTGGCCGGAACGGGGTACAACGCCCGAAACGGAGCACTATGCATTGGCGCAGAGGCCGACGATTGGCTTCAGGTGATCAAAGCCCGGCGGTGTCTGCTCACCAGCGTCTTGAAACTGCCCAACGAATTCCACAGCATGTACTGGCGCCCGGGTCGACCGTCTCACATCAAGCATTACGAGGAGGCGCTGGACCTGCCGTCCGAATACGAGAGCGAGCGCTCCTACTCCACCCTGGCACTCATCAACCAGGAGTTCCTCCTCGGAGGCACCCCATCCGGTGGTCACGTCGGACCAGTCGGCCTGCACTTCTTCAACCTCTGGAGCGCCCACAAGACGGGAGTCCCTAATCGGACCTTTTGGCCATCCGACGATCTCAAGTCGATGCTGGCCGACCTCACCGGAACCCTTTGGACCGGCGAAGTCCCGGCCTCGTAG
- a CDS encoding MOSC domain-containing protein: MSDAYEVNGLWRYPVKSMAGEAVEAVELDADGVAGDRRWGVRDLDTDRLASAKKPRPFGGLLDWSARITDDGTVEVASPGGQTWTAGDPDLDTALSRAFDRPLVLAPVEAGREETYDSEWPEIPGTALSEVEVELPVAMMTERASFVDLAAVHLVVEDSVAHLSELIGAEVPIRRFRPTALLRSVMEAAPGFVDLAWVDRAATAGDVGLHIDGPAPRCVMTTLPQGDLGAQREVLQALAEHARHDTGMGVFACLGTYAEVTNPGTVRLGDRFVLAA; encoded by the coding sequence GTGAGCGACGCCTACGAAGTGAACGGGCTCTGGCGGTACCCCGTTAAGTCGATGGCCGGCGAGGCCGTCGAGGCGGTGGAACTCGACGCCGACGGGGTGGCTGGGGACCGACGGTGGGGCGTCCGCGATTTGGACACCGATCGGCTGGCCAGCGCCAAGAAGCCCCGGCCGTTCGGTGGTCTGCTCGACTGGTCGGCCCGGATCACCGACGACGGAACGGTTGAGGTGGCCTCGCCGGGCGGCCAGACATGGACTGCCGGCGACCCGGACCTCGACACGGCGCTGTCTCGGGCCTTCGACCGGCCGCTGGTTCTGGCCCCCGTCGAGGCCGGCCGCGAGGAGACCTACGACAGCGAGTGGCCGGAGATCCCGGGGACGGCCCTGTCCGAGGTCGAGGTGGAACTCCCGGTGGCGATGATGACGGAGCGAGCGTCGTTCGTGGACCTGGCTGCCGTCCACCTGGTCGTCGAGGACTCCGTAGCGCACCTGTCGGAGTTGATCGGTGCCGAGGTACCGATTCGACGCTTCCGCCCCACCGCGCTGTTGAGGTCGGTGATGGAGGCCGCCCCCGGGTTCGTCGACCTGGCCTGGGTGGACCGGGCCGCTACCGCTGGCGACGTGGGCCTCCACATCGACGGGCCGGCGCCCCGGTGCGTGATGACGACCCTTCCGCAGGGTGACCTCGGTGCCCAGCGGGAGGTCCTGCAGGCGCTGGCCGAGCACGCCCGCCACGACACCGGCATGGGCGTCTTCGCCTGCCTCGGCACCTACGCCGAGGTCACCAACCCGGGCACCGTCCGTCTCGGCGACCGCTTCGTCCTCGCCGCCTGA
- a CDS encoding alpha/beta fold hydrolase has translation MTKVRANGIDIEVETSGDPRDPTILLIMGISFQLVHWPDGFVEQLAGRGFHVVRFDNRDVGLSTWFDDHPRPNPALLWLKSALSIRPKAAYRLCDMAEDAAGVLDSLGIDSAHIVGVSMGGMIAQRLAIEHPERVRSLCSIMSSTRPPSASVGLTMKLLKLGSDPETREERINSSMETFRLISGSGFEFDEEYMGQLAVTAVDRAWHPEGTDRQYAAFAADGDRRAALAGLDVPTTVVHGTDDRLVPPGYGQRTADAIPGAEMVWIEGMGHEWPEGAWPRILDAITDLVERSGV, from the coding sequence ATGACAAAGGTCCGGGCGAACGGAATCGACATCGAGGTGGAGACCTCCGGTGACCCTCGGGACCCGACAATCCTGCTGATCATGGGCATCAGCTTCCAACTGGTGCACTGGCCCGACGGCTTTGTGGAGCAGCTGGCCGGTCGGGGGTTCCACGTGGTCCGCTTCGACAACCGCGACGTGGGCCTGTCCACCTGGTTCGACGACCATCCCCGCCCCAACCCGGCGCTCCTGTGGTTGAAGTCGGCTCTGAGCATTCGGCCGAAGGCGGCCTACAGGCTGTGCGACATGGCCGAGGATGCCGCCGGGGTGCTGGACTCCCTCGGAATCGACTCGGCGCACATCGTGGGGGTGTCCATGGGCGGCATGATCGCCCAGCGCCTCGCCATTGAGCACCCGGAGCGCGTCCGCTCTCTGTGCTCGATCATGTCGAGCACCAGGCCGCCGAGCGCGTCGGTGGGGCTGACGATGAAACTGTTGAAACTGGGCTCGGATCCCGAGACCAGGGAGGAGCGCATCAACAGCTCGATGGAGACCTTCAGGCTCATCAGTGGCAGCGGCTTCGAGTTCGACGAGGAGTACATGGGCCAGCTCGCGGTCACCGCCGTCGACAGGGCCTGGCACCCCGAGGGCACCGACCGCCAGTACGCGGCTTTCGCGGCCGACGGAGACCGCCGGGCTGCCCTGGCCGGCCTGGACGTGCCGACGACCGTTGTGCACGGGACCGACGACCGTCTCGTGCCACCCGGGTACGGCCAGAGAACCGCCGACGCCATTCCCGGAGCGGAGATGGTCTGGATCGAAGGCATGGGCCACGAATGGCCCGAAGGGGCGTGGCCGCGGATCCTGGACGCAATCACAGACCTCGTGGAGCGCTCAGGCGTCTGA
- a CDS encoding DUF805 domain-containing protein, with the protein MKHYVEAWKRYTDFKGRSSRAAYWYPFVLTIIISFVLGGISELVFGTASDEPGPLEVIYQLAWLCPGIALGIRRLHDIGRSGWWLLIVLTGIGVILLIVWACRSGENEANAWGPPPGDASPAEPGSDNPEITGPAGPIIS; encoded by the coding sequence GTGAAGCATTACGTTGAGGCCTGGAAGCGCTACACGGATTTCAAGGGCCGGTCATCGCGTGCCGCCTACTGGTATCCCTTCGTTCTAACCATCATCATCTCGTTCGTTCTCGGTGGTATTTCCGAACTCGTCTTTGGAACCGCCTCAGATGAGCCAGGCCCCTTAGAGGTGATCTACCAACTGGCCTGGCTCTGCCCCGGTATCGCCCTCGGCATCAGGCGCCTGCACGACATAGGTCGCAGCGGTTGGTGGCTACTCATCGTCCTCACCGGGATCGGAGTCATTCTGCTTATCGTCTGGGCATGTCGCTCCGGCGAGAATGAGGCAAACGCTTGGGGTCCGCCGCCTGGGGACGCTTCACCCGCCGAGCCTGGGTCTGACAACCCTGAGATAACAGGACCAGCAGGCCCAATCATTTCCTAG
- a CDS encoding alpha/beta hydrolase yields the protein MPQADINGVTIEYDFRGEGEPLLLVMGLGGQLTDWRDDFVELFVEKGFQVIRFDNRDSGLSSQGTWKPPNQASVVRSILTKKPVKGVAYSMVEMAADAVGLLDHLNIDSAHVVGVSMGGMIVQEIAINHPTRVRTMCSIMSNTGDRRNGGMAASLISKLVGRPKPTLETAVEDNVETFRLIAGPHFDAEEHREHAQAQVSRSFLPEGVERQMSAIASTRDRTTLLSSVIAPTLVIHGLVDPLVKPSGGKTTAKAIPGSRFLGIPDMGHDLPRPRWLEIRDAIVENCRRAGSH from the coding sequence ATGCCCCAAGCTGACATCAACGGAGTCACGATCGAATACGACTTCCGTGGCGAGGGCGAACCACTACTGCTTGTTATGGGCCTGGGAGGCCAGCTGACCGACTGGCGCGATGACTTCGTCGAGCTGTTTGTCGAAAAGGGCTTTCAGGTCATTCGGTTCGACAATCGCGACAGTGGACTTTCGTCGCAGGGAACCTGGAAGCCGCCTAATCAGGCCAGCGTGGTTCGATCGATCCTCACCAAGAAACCGGTCAAAGGGGTGGCCTACTCGATGGTCGAAATGGCAGCCGATGCCGTCGGCCTCCTCGACCATCTCAACATCGATTCTGCCCATGTCGTTGGTGTGTCAATGGGCGGAATGATCGTCCAGGAGATAGCAATCAACCACCCGACTCGGGTCCGAACCATGTGCTCCATCATGTCGAACACCGGCGACCGTCGAAATGGCGGTATGGCTGCGTCGCTGATTTCGAAGCTTGTCGGGCGGCCAAAGCCCACACTGGAAACAGCCGTGGAAGACAACGTGGAGACGTTCCGCCTGATTGCCGGACCTCACTTCGACGCCGAAGAGCACCGGGAACACGCTCAAGCGCAAGTTTCCCGAAGCTTCTTACCGGAAGGAGTGGAGCGACAGATGTCGGCAATCGCCAGTACTCGTGATCGCACGACCCTTCTGAGTTCGGTGATCGCGCCAACCCTGGTCATTCATGGCCTAGTCGACCCACTGGTTAAGCCGAGTGGCGGAAAGACGACAGCCAAAGCTATTCCGGGCTCCCGATTTCTAGGTATTCCAGACATGGGACACGACCTGCCCAGACCACGCTGGCTTGAGATCCGAGACGCAATCGTCGAGAACTGTCGGCGTGCCGGCTCTCATTAG
- a CDS encoding haloalkane dehalogenase, whose amino-acid sequence MTPTAGKHPTDKRFATVNGRRMAYVEVGEGDPIVFLHGNPTSSYLWRNVIPHVAGLGRCIAPDLIGQGDSEKLDDSGPGSYRFVEHRTYLWELLEQIGVTGRVTLVVHDWGSALGFDWAANHPEAVAGICYMEAIVRPIATWDEWPEAAQGIFQAFRSPAGEDMVLEKNLFVEAVLPGAMICNLAPEDHDEYRRPFAEPGEGRRPTLTWPREIPIAGEPADVVSIASAYADFMASAPFPKLFVNAEPGAILTGTQRQFCRTWPNQTEVTVAGNHFIQEDSADEIGAALADWHAYL is encoded by the coding sequence ATGACCCCAACCGCAGGAAAGCACCCGACCGACAAGCGGTTCGCCACCGTCAACGGCAGGCGGATGGCCTACGTGGAGGTCGGTGAGGGCGACCCGATCGTGTTCCTGCACGGCAACCCCACGTCGTCGTACCTCTGGCGCAACGTCATCCCGCACGTGGCCGGCCTTGGACGCTGTATCGCCCCCGACCTGATCGGCCAGGGCGATTCGGAGAAGTTGGACGACTCCGGCCCCGGCTCATACCGGTTCGTGGAACACCGCACCTACCTGTGGGAACTGTTGGAACAGATCGGCGTGACGGGACGCGTGACTCTGGTCGTGCACGACTGGGGTTCGGCTCTCGGGTTCGACTGGGCCGCCAACCACCCCGAGGCGGTGGCCGGGATCTGCTACATGGAGGCCATCGTCCGGCCTATAGCTACGTGGGACGAGTGGCCCGAGGCCGCACAAGGCATCTTCCAGGCCTTCCGGTCGCCGGCGGGCGAGGACATGGTGCTGGAGAAAAACCTGTTCGTGGAGGCGGTTCTCCCTGGGGCGATGATCTGCAACCTGGCACCCGAGGACCACGACGAGTACCGGCGACCGTTCGCCGAACCGGGCGAAGGGCGGCGCCCTACTCTTACCTGGCCCCGTGAGATCCCGATAGCGGGCGAGCCGGCCGACGTGGTGTCAATCGCCTCGGCATACGCGGACTTCATGGCGTCGGCCCCGTTCCCGAAGTTGTTCGTGAACGCAGAACCCGGCGCCATCCTGACCGGCACCCAGCGCCAGTTCTGCCGTACCTGGCCCAACCAGACGGAGGTCACAGTCGCCGGAAACCACTTCATCCAGGAGGACTCCGCCGATGAGATAGGAGCGGCGCTGGCCGACTGGCACGCGTACCTGTAG
- a CDS encoding beta-lactamase family protein, whose protein sequence is MTLIHGEVAEGFGPVADAFADNFDQRGEVGAAFCLYLGGSSVVDVWGGIADPATGRPWERDTLQLHFSTTKGVAAICAAILYERGQLDYDSPVTAYWPEFAAGGKGAVTVAQCMSHQAGLAAVDTPLTLDEICDKEPVLRALEVQEPLWAPGTANGYHAITYGWIVGEILKRIDGRPIGRFLADEVAGTLGIDSFIGLPESEEHRVAQLIPAPVITDPPTIELITAMMGPGSLGYRSLTMDGAMLGDQEYDPSVPLQIDTFNSRQVHAAEIPGAAGISEARALARMYGACVSEIDGIRLISDDTVQTVRAERSRGPDKSLIVECAWGMGFMRHLDTNPMLTGESFGHPGAGGSLAFGDLDHQVGFGYVMNQMGNGVAGDPRANALIEAVRSCL, encoded by the coding sequence ATGACTCTGATACACGGCGAAGTGGCAGAAGGATTCGGGCCTGTCGCCGACGCCTTTGCCGACAACTTTGATCAGCGCGGCGAGGTCGGGGCCGCCTTCTGCCTTTACCTCGGTGGTAGCAGCGTGGTCGACGTCTGGGGTGGGATAGCCGATCCGGCAACCGGTCGCCCATGGGAGCGGGACACCCTCCAGTTGCACTTCTCGACCACCAAGGGCGTAGCCGCAATCTGTGCCGCCATTCTTTACGAACGAGGCCAGCTTGACTACGACTCACCGGTGACCGCCTACTGGCCCGAATTCGCGGCCGGCGGTAAGGGAGCAGTGACCGTCGCCCAGTGCATGTCCCACCAAGCCGGCCTGGCAGCCGTCGACACCCCGCTCACCCTCGACGAGATCTGCGACAAGGAACCTGTGCTCCGCGCCCTCGAGGTTCAAGAGCCCCTGTGGGCGCCGGGAACGGCCAACGGGTACCACGCCATCACCTACGGGTGGATCGTCGGCGAGATCCTGAAGCGGATCGACGGACGGCCCATCGGCCGCTTCCTAGCCGATGAGGTGGCCGGGACCCTGGGTATCGATTCGTTCATCGGTCTTCCTGAATCCGAAGAACACCGGGTCGCCCAGCTCATCCCCGCACCGGTGATCACTGACCCGCCAACTATCGAGCTAATAACGGCGATGATGGGTCCCGGATCTCTCGGCTACCGGTCCCTCACCATGGACGGAGCGATGCTCGGCGACCAGGAATACGATCCCTCCGTTCCTCTCCAAATAGACACCTTCAACTCCCGCCAGGTACATGCAGCTGAGATTCCCGGAGCAGCCGGAATCAGCGAGGCCCGCGCTCTAGCCCGGATGTACGGGGCGTGTGTGAGCGAGATCGACGGGATCCGACTGATCAGTGACGACACGGTCCAGACGGTGCGGGCCGAGCGCTCGCGCGGGCCTGACAAGAGCCTCATTGTGGAATGTGCATGGGGAATGGGATTCATGAGGCACCTTGATACGAACCCGATGTTGACCGGAGAATCATTCGGACACCCGGGAGCCGGTGGTTCCCTGGCCTTCGGAGATCTCGACCATCAGGTGGGCTTCGGCTACGTCATGAACCAGATGGGCAACGGAGTCGCTGGAGACCCCCGGGCGAACGCTTTGATCGAGGCGGTCCGTTCCTGTCTGTGA
- a CDS encoding ribonuclease Z, translated as MLAITLLGTGSPLPDPNRAGPATLVTGGTEQFLIDAGRAVLMRLGGAGSSAGQLSAVLLTHLHSDHITDLNDVITTRWVMTFEPSPLIIVGPVGTRSVIDHILASLEPDIGYRTSHHEDLNYPPQVEVIEVTEEEIDLGGQVRVSCAPTDHKPVEPSIGFRLDYEGASLVVAGDTVPCEGLDRLCTGAQALVHTVIRKDIIENVPAQRAQDILNYHSSPEEAAKTAARASMETLVLTHYVPAFPSGGGEDWRDLAAVHFSGTIELGDDLHRVEVHGI; from the coding sequence ATGCTTGCCATCACACTCCTGGGGACCGGTAGCCCCCTGCCCGACCCGAACCGAGCCGGACCAGCCACGCTCGTTACCGGTGGCACTGAACAGTTTCTGATCGACGCTGGCCGAGCAGTACTCATGCGACTGGGGGGTGCCGGTAGCAGTGCAGGCCAACTCAGTGCTGTGCTGCTGACCCATTTACACAGCGATCACATCACCGACCTGAACGACGTGATCACCACCAGGTGGGTCATGACCTTCGAACCATCACCACTCATCATCGTCGGTCCTGTTGGGACGAGGTCCGTCATCGACCACATCCTCGCCTCGCTTGAACCAGACATCGGCTACCGCACCTCCCACCACGAAGACCTGAACTACCCACCCCAGGTCGAGGTCATCGAAGTGACCGAGGAGGAGATCGACCTAGGCGGACAGGTACGTGTCTCCTGCGCCCCCACAGACCACAAACCGGTAGAACCCAGTATCGGATTCCGCCTGGACTACGAGGGCGCGTCGCTAGTCGTCGCCGGTGACACCGTGCCGTGCGAAGGCCTCGACAGGCTGTGCACTGGTGCGCAGGCTCTAGTGCACACGGTCATCCGCAAGGACATCATCGAGAACGTTCCAGCGCAGAGGGCGCAAGACATACTCAACTATCACTCCTCTCCCGAAGAGGCTGCGAAGACAGCGGCACGGGCTTCAATGGAGACCCTGGTGCTTACGCACTACGTACCAGCATTCCCATCCGGCGGTGGCGAGGACTGGCGTGACCTTGCTGCCGTCCACTTCTCCGGCACCATCGAGTTAGGCGACGACCTACACAGGGTCGAAGTCCACGGGATCTGA
- a CDS encoding phytanoyl-CoA dioxygenase family protein: MQQLSTESIQSFDAGLVSADGDARQALGDDGVVCLRGAFEASWLSIVEDGIVAALAGASVDLDVVKREGDKGQFSFSSGAWQTVEPFQRFIFDSPLADLVWPLLDSSTLTLFYDFLLIKEAHSDSALTPWHQDHSYYPLDGTKVVNSWVALDHIPLESALRFLAGSHSSSTLYRAVDFGDPSAAYRHARSELPLPPINQDDRILVTSLHPGDMLVWWSHTLHCAPGNRLDRRRAAFSVNWLGDDVTYNGQPALDTYIDPSLSSGDHVVGDKFPLVRQSVASNG, translated from the coding sequence GTGCAGCAGTTGTCCACGGAGTCGATCCAGTCGTTTGATGCCGGCTTGGTAAGCGCCGACGGCGATGCACGCCAGGCCCTCGGCGACGACGGCGTCGTCTGTCTCCGGGGAGCGTTCGAGGCCTCGTGGCTCTCGATCGTCGAAGACGGAATCGTCGCAGCGTTAGCCGGTGCGAGCGTCGATCTCGATGTGGTGAAGCGCGAGGGCGACAAGGGTCAGTTCTCGTTCAGTTCAGGAGCGTGGCAGACCGTGGAACCCTTCCAGCGGTTCATCTTTGACTCTCCTCTCGCCGATCTCGTGTGGCCACTGCTCGACAGCTCGACGTTGACACTGTTCTACGACTTCCTGTTGATCAAGGAAGCTCACAGCGACAGTGCGCTCACGCCATGGCACCAAGACCACTCCTACTACCCACTCGATGGAACGAAGGTGGTCAACAGCTGGGTTGCGTTGGATCACATTCCGCTCGAATCGGCACTGCGATTTCTGGCCGGTTCGCACAGTTCATCCACCCTCTATCGCGCTGTCGACTTCGGCGATCCGAGTGCCGCCTACCGGCACGCCCGCTCTGAGCTCCCTCTACCGCCGATCAACCAGGACGATCGCATCCTGGTAACGAGCCTGCATCCGGGAGACATGTTGGTTTGGTGGTCCCACACACTCCATTGCGCACCGGGTAATCGTCTCGACAGGCGGCGGGCCGCGTTCTCTGTCAACTGGCTCGGTGATGACGTGACCTATAACGGACAGCCGGCGCTGGATACCTACATCGACCCGTCGCTCTCGTCAGGAGATCATGTTGTGGGTGACAAGTTCCCACTCGTGCGGCAATCGGTTGCTTCCAACGGTTGA
- a CDS encoding DUF1214 domain-containing protein — protein MSETRAAWAELLEVLAEAGERFAGKEWMVVDDRDVAEAHRTIAHILQSGLVSHAEFDPERPVWRRIVTPTRKFSGDNADAIYFEAPIRGDCTYRITGNLTQAVYTAFTVEAGANDGSYPDRTDGMLNDTQFDVAADGSYEITLGGEPQDRNWLGLSVDAGRLTSRHYFEWESSAAGTDVHLPLTIANLNPPDEPPPPWDDDSVAAAIRRVATHVRSKTTDGPRPAGRAAPPDWVGQIPNEFPVPQEPGDIALSAADAHYSLGRWLLGPDEALVVTGRWPVCRFASVCAWNRFLQTLDYVNRPVSRNRATTTLEADGSFRMVVAHADPGIPNWIDTEGRASGTLFFRFFLAEGDIDPLRAEVVPFAEIET, from the coding sequence ATGTCCGAGACGCGTGCTGCATGGGCTGAGTTGCTCGAGGTGCTGGCCGAGGCCGGTGAGCGGTTTGCCGGCAAGGAGTGGATGGTGGTCGACGACCGCGACGTCGCCGAGGCCCACCGCACAATCGCCCACATTCTCCAGTCGGGACTGGTGAGCCACGCCGAGTTCGATCCGGAACGTCCGGTGTGGCGCCGTATCGTGACGCCGACCCGCAAGTTCAGCGGCGACAATGCCGATGCCATCTACTTTGAGGCCCCTATCCGGGGCGACTGCACCTACCGGATCACTGGCAATTTGACCCAAGCGGTGTACACGGCGTTCACAGTGGAGGCCGGCGCCAACGACGGCTCGTACCCGGACCGTACCGACGGGATGCTCAACGACACGCAGTTTGACGTCGCCGCCGACGGCTCCTACGAAATCACCCTCGGAGGTGAGCCCCAGGACCGGAACTGGTTGGGGCTGTCGGTCGATGCCGGTCGCCTCACTAGCCGCCACTACTTCGAATGGGAGTCCTCGGCCGCCGGCACCGATGTCCACCTACCGCTGACTATCGCAAACCTCAACCCACCTGATGAGCCGCCGCCACCGTGGGATGACGACTCGGTGGCTGCTGCCATCAGACGGGTAGCCACCCATGTAAGAAGCAAGACCACCGACGGTCCCCGGCCGGCCGGCCGAGCCGCGCCACCCGACTGGGTGGGCCAAATCCCCAATGAATTTCCGGTACCTCAGGAGCCCGGCGATATTGCTTTATCGGCCGCAGACGCGCACTACTCGCTTGGTCGCTGGCTGCTTGGGCCGGATGAAGCGCTGGTTGTCACCGGCCGGTGGCCCGTGTGTCGTTTTGCCAGCGTCTGCGCCTGGAACCGGTTCCTACAGACCCTTGACTACGTGAATCGGCCGGTCAGTAGGAACAGGGCCACCACCACCCTCGAAGCCGACGGCTCGTTCCGTATGGTCGTGGCCCACGCCGACCCCGGCATCCCTAACTGGATCGACACCGAGGGTCGGGCTTCTGGCACCCTGTTCTTCCGTTTCTTTCTGGCAGAGGGCGACATCGACCCCCTGAGGGCCGAAGTGGTCCCGTTCGCCGAGATAGAGACTTGA
- a CDS encoding HAD hydrolase-like protein: MTRRLTDHSVLTFDCYGTLIDWEAGIWEAFQPLLRENPATGLTRNALIAAFNNFEAEQQVATPTMAYPTVLECVHRALAEDLKLVTTPILDHAFGASVPSWPAFPDSTEALRFLSEHFGLVILSNVDRAGFAASSALLGIEFDAVYTAEDIGSYKPDLSNFEYLIKHVESDLGYGKSDILHTAQGVRHDHIPARSIGLDNAWIDRNRLSETATSDLPATDYLFFSLAEMAAAVAVELTL; the protein is encoded by the coding sequence ATGACTCGCCGACTCACTGACCACTCAGTTCTTACCTTCGACTGTTACGGCACACTCATCGACTGGGAGGCCGGAATCTGGGAAGCGTTCCAACCGCTGCTTAGAGAGAACCCAGCGACTGGGCTCACGCGAAACGCCTTGATTGCGGCCTTCAACAACTTTGAAGCGGAGCAGCAGGTTGCAACACCCACCATGGCCTATCCCACCGTTCTGGAATGTGTGCACCGGGCGCTAGCCGAGGACCTGAAGCTAGTCACGACACCAATACTCGATCATGCGTTCGGTGCGTCAGTTCCATCTTGGCCGGCGTTTCCCGACTCAACCGAAGCTCTTAGGTTCCTGTCAGAGCACTTTGGGCTCGTCATTCTCTCGAACGTTGATCGTGCGGGCTTTGCAGCTTCCAGCGCTCTGTTGGGTATTGAGTTTGATGCCGTCTACACAGCTGAGGACATCGGCTCGTACAAGCCGGACCTCTCTAACTTCGAGTATCTGATCAAACACGTGGAGTCTGATCTGGGGTACGGCAAGTCGGACATCTTGCATACGGCGCAGGGCGTTCGACACGACCACATCCCAGCCCGCTCAATCGGTCTTGACAACGCTTGGATCGACCGTAACCGTCTCTCGGAGACAGCTACTTCCGATCTTCCAGCAACCGACTACCTCTTCTTCTCCCTGGCAGAGATGGCTGCTGCTGTGGCAGTTGAGTTGACCTTGTGA